A genomic segment from Mastomys coucha isolate ucsf_1 unplaced genomic scaffold, UCSF_Mcou_1 pScaffold7, whole genome shotgun sequence encodes:
- the Lratd2 gene encoding protein LRATD2: protein MGNQVEKLTHLSYKEVPTADPTGVDRDDGPRIGVSYIFSNDDEDVEPQPPPQGLDGGALSDSGDRPPLPPPQPYDPRQHEVECSVFYRDECIYQKSFAPGSAALSTYTPENLLNKCSPGDLVEFVSQAQYPHWAVYVGNFQVVHLHRLEVSNSFLTDASQGRRGRVVNDLYRYKPLSPSAVVRNALAHVGAKERELSWRNSESFAAWCRYGKREFKIGGELRIGKQPYRLQIQLSAQRSHTLEFQSLEDLIMEKRRNDQIGRAAVLQELATHLHPAEPDEGDSDAARTTPSPLRPPASGSEEENGDSAVH from the coding sequence ATGGGCAACCAGGTGGAGAAACTGACCCACCTAAGTTACAAGGAAGTTCCCACGGCCGACCCAACCGGCGTGGATCGAGACGACGGGCCCCGCATCGGAGTCTCTTATATTTTCTCCAACGACGACGAGGATGTGGAACCTCAGCCACCGCCCCAGGGGCTTGATGGCGGAGCTTTGTCCGACTCGGGGGACCGgcctcccctacccccaccacaGCCCTACGATCCGCGGCAGCACGAGGTGGAATGCTCGGTGTTTTATCGTGATGAGTGCATCTATCAGAAAAGCTTCGCGCCGGGATCGGCGGCGCTGAGCACCTACACCCCGGAGAACTTGCTCAACAAGTGCAGTCCGGGTGACCTGGTGGAGTTTGTATCGCAGGCGCAATACCCGCACTGGGCTGTCTACGTGGGCAATTTCCAGGTGGTGCATTTGCACCGGCTGGAGGTGAGCAACAGCTTCCTGACCGATGCGAGCCAGGGCCGGCGCGGCCGCGTGGTCAACGATCTGTATCGCTACAAGCCCCTGAGCCCCAGCGCTGTAGTGCGCAACGCACTGGCCCACGTGGGCGCCAAGGAGCGCGAGCTTAGCTGGCGCAACTCCGAGAGCTTTGCCGCCTGGTGCCGCTATGGCAAACGCGAGTTCAAGATCGGTGGCGAGCTGCGCATCGGCAAGCAGCCCTACCGTTTGCAGATCCAGCTCTCGGCTCAGCGCAGCCACACTCTCGAGTTCCAGAGCCTGGAGGACTTGATCATGGAGAAGCGGCGCAACGACCAGATCGGACGCGCGGCGGTGCTGCAGGAGCTCGCCACGCACCTGCACCCGGCTGAGCCGGACGAGGGCGACAGCGACGCGGCTCGGACTACACCGTCTCCCCTGCGTCCCCCAGCATCGGGCTCCGAGGAGGAGAATGGAGACTCGGCGGTGCACTGA